From the Nostoc sp. PCC 7107 genome, the window CAACCCTTCGCCCAAGCAGATGCCTCCATGACCAGACTCTACGGCGGTACGGGACTAGGACTAGTGATTAGCCAACGCCTGAGTGAGATGATGAATGGTAGTTTATGGGTTGAAAGTCGCGGCTGTATTGGTGGCAATCCTGATCCTGGATGGCAAAATAGCAAGCCTGTTTTATCCACTTTCTCCCATCATGGTGCTACTTTCTATTTCACAATTACTAGCACAGTCCTGACCAATGCCCCATCAAGCGAAGTGACTACTTCTGTAGTTCAGTTGGCTGGTAAACGGTTGTTAATCGTGGATGATAATCCTACCAACAGCAAAATTCTCAGTTTGCAAGTGCAGTTCTGGCAAATGCAAACATATATTGCTGAATCAAGTGCAGCAGCTTTAGCTTTGCTGGCTCAAGGAATGGAATTTGATATTGCCATTCTCGATCTGCCAAGACCGAAAATTGATGGACTGGAACTAGCGCGGGCGATTCGTCAACAGCCTGGTGGACAAAATCTACCTTTAGTACTGTTAACTTCTTTGGGTACTCCAGAAATATGTAGAGACTTTAATGATGTGGGGTTAGTTGTCTGTTTAAATAAACCAATCAAACAATCTCAACTTCACTACGTCCTCACCCATACTTGCGGAAATAATTTGCTACCAGCCAATATTTCTCGTGCATATATTTCTCCCTTTGATATTCATTTAGCTGAGAAAATGCCCCTACGCATTCTCGTGGCAGAAGATAGCTTGGTTAACCAGAAAGTGGCACTACTAATGTTGCAAAAAATTGGCTACCAAGTAGATGTGGTAGGTGATGGGCGAGAAGTAATTCAAGCATTGCAGCATCAACCCTATGATGTAGTGTTGATGGATATTCACATGCCCGAAATGGATGGACTAGAAACCAGTCAAATTATCTCTCAGCAATGGGAAGCTAGTACTCGCCCTTATATTATTGCCATCACAGCCAACGCTATGCGGGGCGATCGCGAAGCTTGTTTAGCGGCGGGTATGGATGATTATATTAGCAAACCCATCCAAATGGCAGAGTTAGTTAAAGCACTACGTAAATGTCAGCCTTTTATCCCTACTAAAGAACCAACAATACAAACATTTTTGCCAATCGACAACCAACCCAGCACGGCAAATTTAGCAATATCTGCAATTGATCACAAAGTTTTGCAATCTTTGCGTCAGATGTTAGCAGGGGATCGGGTAGCATTTACAGAACTACTGCACTGTTATTTTTTAGAAGCACCTAAACTCATCCAAGAAATTAAGTCATCTGTGGTAAAAGAAGATGCCGAAACTTTATGGAAGACTGCTCACAAACTCAAGTCCAGTAGTGCTTCTGTTGGAGCAACCAGCCTTGCTCAAGTTTGTAAGCAGTTAGAAGCTAAAGGCAGAAGTAATGATCCTGGGGGATGTGCAGACATCTTGTCACAACTTCAACAAGAGTATGAGCAAGTCAAAACAAGATTGCAATTAGAACTGGAGGCGGGATCATGAAAACCAACTTTTACAAAAATCAATCTCTAGTTTTGATTGTTGACGATGAACCTTTTATTCGTACCCAACTGCGACTTGCTTTAGAGCGAGATGGATATCAAATAGCAGAAGCAAGAGATGGTATAGAAGCGTTAATGGCATTTCAGCAACTGCATCCCCAGATCGTCTTGATGGATGCCATCATGCCAGGGATGGATGGATTTGAATGTTGTGTACAGTTGCAATCTTTAGATCAAGGCAAGTATACGCCAGTGTTGATGATTACTGGCTTGGAAGATCAAGAATCAGTTGATCAGGCCTTTGATGCGGGTGCAATTGATTATGTGACTAAACCAATTCACTGGCCAGTATTACGCCAGCGGGTAAAACGCTTGATTCAGCAATCTCAGCTACAAAAACAGCTAGAAGCGGCTAACCAAGAATTACAAAGGTTGGTAACTATTGATGGTTTAACCCAAGTAGCTAGTCGCAGACGCTTTGAAGAGTATTTTTCCCAAGAGTGGCAACGGATGGCGCGAGACCAATTACCTTTGTCTTTAATTTTGTGTGATGTGGATTACTTTAAATCTTACAACGATACTTATGGACATCGGGCAGGCGATCGCTGTCTGCAAAAAGTAGCCCAAGCCATCAAAGATAGTGTCAAACGTCCGGCCGATTTAGTGGCGCGTTATGGTGGTGAAGAGTTTGCCGTGATTTTACCCAAAACAGAGATGCAGGGAGCCGCGATATTAGCAGAAAAAATTTGCTCGGTGGTGCGAAAATTGGCAATTCCCCATAGCAATTCCCAAGTCAGTGGTTATGTGACAATTAGTGCTGGGGTAGCAGCGGATATTCCTCAACCTGGTTCTGACTTTCAAGACATGATTTCTGCCGCTGATCGCGCATTATATCAGGCAAAAATTGAAGGGCGCGATCGCTTTCAGCTGTCTAATAAGCAATCAACTTACAATTTCTCTATTCCTCGTTGGGGTGCATGATATCTTTGTACTGTCAGGCATCAGGGAGAGAACACGATGACTAATGCCATACAAAAAAATGCCCGTTTACGCAGAAAAATTACGAGCTTTGGGCGTAGATCCTGATGCTCTATAAACTGTAAATTGCACCAAAAGTCCGATCTGGACAAATTTCAATTACCAAATCAGCAACCGATGGCGATCTCAGTATGGGTTTGAGGAACAATTCTGGGTGGAGCGATCGCC encodes:
- a CDS encoding PleD family two-component system response regulator; its protein translation is MKTNFYKNQSLVLIVDDEPFIRTQLRLALERDGYQIAEARDGIEALMAFQQLHPQIVLMDAIMPGMDGFECCVQLQSLDQGKYTPVLMITGLEDQESVDQAFDAGAIDYVTKPIHWPVLRQRVKRLIQQSQLQKQLEAANQELQRLVTIDGLTQVASRRRFEEYFSQEWQRMARDQLPLSLILCDVDYFKSYNDTYGHRAGDRCLQKVAQAIKDSVKRPADLVARYGGEEFAVILPKTEMQGAAILAEKICSVVRKLAIPHSNSQVSGYVTISAGVAADIPQPGSDFQDMISAADRALYQAKIEGRDRFQLSNKQSTYNFSIPRWGA